A portion of the Vibrio coralliirubri genome contains these proteins:
- the mreC gene encoding rod shape-determining protein MreC produces the protein MKPIFGRGPSLQLRLFFAVILSASLMLADSRLDAFSNVRYLLNSMVAPIQYAANLPRTMFDGVYDRFSTRKGLIESNHNIKREVLRLKSELILLEQYQEENKRLRKLLGSPFIRDEKKVVTEVMAVDTSPYRHQVVIDKGQIDGVYEGQPVINEKGIVGQVTFVAAHNSRVLLLTDANNAIPVQVIRNDIRVIASGNGMIDEIQLEHIPTSTDIQEEDLLVTSGLGGVYPEGYPVAYVTAVDYDPKREFAVIKAEPVVEFDKLRYLLLVWPDENKQMQADQSSIEQALLEGEDGQ, from the coding sequence ATGAAGCCAATTTTTGGTAGAGGTCCCTCTCTACAATTGCGCCTGTTTTTTGCTGTAATTTTATCAGCCAGCCTTATGCTGGCTGATAGTCGTTTAGATGCTTTCTCAAATGTTCGCTATCTATTAAACAGCATGGTTGCGCCTATTCAATATGCAGCCAACTTGCCTCGCACTATGTTCGATGGTGTTTACGACCGTTTTAGCACTCGCAAAGGGTTAATTGAATCCAACCATAATATTAAACGAGAAGTCTTGCGTCTGAAGAGCGAGCTGATTCTGCTTGAGCAATATCAAGAAGAAAACAAGCGCCTTCGTAAGCTGTTAGGCTCGCCGTTTATCCGTGATGAGAAGAAAGTCGTCACAGAAGTTATGGCGGTAGACACTTCTCCATATCGCCATCAAGTCGTGATCGACAAAGGTCAGATTGATGGGGTGTATGAGGGTCAACCGGTGATAAACGAAAAAGGCATTGTCGGCCAAGTCACTTTCGTTGCTGCTCATAATAGTCGTGTGTTACTACTCACTGATGCAAACAATGCGATCCCTGTTCAGGTTATTCGTAATGACATCCGTGTGATTGCTTCGGGCAATGGCATGATTGATGAGATCCAACTAGAGCACATTCCAACCAGTACCGATATACAAGAAGAAGATCTGTTGGTGACATCGGGTCTTGGTGGTGTATATCCAGAAGGTTATCCAGTCGCCTATGTTACTGCCGTTGATTACGACCCGAAACGTGAGTTCGCTGTGATTAAAGCAGAGCCTGTGGTTGAGTTCGATAAGCTCAGATACTTGCTGCTTGTATGGCCTGATGAAAACAAACA
- a CDS encoding rod shape-determining protein: MFKKLRGMFSNDLSIDLGTANTLIYVKGQGIVLDEPSVVAIRQDRAGSAKSVAAVGHAAKQMLGRTPGNISAIRPMKDGVIADFYVTEKMLQHFIKQVHDNSVLKPSPRVLVCVPCGSTQVERRAIRESALGAGAREVYLIDEPMAAAIGAGLRVSEPTGSMVVDIGGGTTEVAVISLNGVVYSSSVRIGGDRFDEAIINYVRRNYGSLIGEATAEKIKHEIGSAYPGDEVEEIEVRGRNLAEGVPRSFSLNSNEILEALQEPLSGIVSAVMVALEQCPPELASDISENGMVLTGGGALLKDLDRLLTEETGIPVVVAEEPLTCVALGGGKALEMIDMHGGDLFSEE, translated from the coding sequence ATGTTTAAAAAACTTCGTGGCATGTTTTCAAACGACCTATCGATTGATTTAGGTACAGCCAATACCCTTATTTATGTAAAAGGCCAAGGCATTGTTCTTGATGAGCCTTCAGTTGTAGCTATTCGCCAAGATCGTGCGGGTTCTGCAAAGAGTGTCGCTGCTGTTGGCCACGCTGCTAAGCAAATGCTTGGTCGTACGCCTGGTAACATTTCAGCGATCCGTCCGATGAAAGATGGTGTAATTGCCGACTTTTACGTAACGGAAAAAATGCTTCAGCACTTCATCAAACAAGTGCATGACAACAGTGTGCTTAAACCAAGTCCTCGTGTTTTGGTTTGTGTACCTTGTGGTTCAACACAGGTTGAGCGTCGTGCTATCCGTGAATCAGCGTTAGGTGCTGGTGCTCGTGAGGTTTACCTAATCGATGAGCCTATGGCTGCTGCGATTGGTGCTGGCCTACGTGTCTCTGAGCCAACAGGTTCAATGGTTGTTGATATCGGTGGTGGTACGACTGAAGTTGCGGTTATCTCACTGAACGGTGTGGTTTACTCGTCTTCTGTACGTATCGGTGGTGACCGTTTTGATGAAGCGATCATCAACTACGTTCGTCGTAACTACGGCAGCTTGATCGGTGAAGCGACAGCAGAGAAGATCAAACACGAAATCGGTTCAGCTTACCCTGGCGATGAAGTAGAAGAGATCGAAGTACGTGGTCGTAACCTTGCAGAAGGTGTGCCTCGTAGCTTTAGTCTAAACTCAAACGAAATCCTTGAAGCACTTCAAGAGCCTCTATCTGGCATCGTATCTGCAGTGATGGTTGCACTTGAACAGTGTCCACCAGAGCTGGCTTCTGATATCTCAGAAAACGGTATGGTACTAACAGGTGGTGGTGCACTGCTTAAAGATCTTGATCGTCTGTTAACAGAAGAAACAGGTATCCCTGTTGTTGTTGCAGAAGAGCCATTAACGTGTGTTGCTCTAGGTGGCGGTAAAGCTCTAGAGATGATCGACATGCACGGCGGCGATCTGTTCAGCGAAGAATAA
- a CDS encoding DUF6701 domain-containing protein yields the protein MHRLKAYVGTGSIRALVLVLPLIIFLFSSYSVYAGTTYVFPHDTGYCQGNWVANQNRCNGKIYLAEGDSIVNSTGAPVTITSNSDIQIEDSQIGSSDAPINFVANKGITTDKGQSVIYGNLTAKNDIVLKGAVVCDGQVVSTHDDVKLEPDFGGSYIFSSTRAIKADDDAIVKGSSICGRVVADDKEYESSDFYCGIDDANCNYSNRNCPVDTYQSLCNITNPPELEDVSYEFGSIEGMDCTHGCNLLFQKQYENPIVFLMSTIDPDDIVNSVPTKASVATIWDSKKGATIESESAESYSSTDRMSPIYYFVTEPGRLTFYDHNGSKVYGEAGNIITSKAQCKGNACGSSDWETVSYQGGDIANPVIMAQVQGKDRDWATTAISGLTNQKFKLALERGRQGPTSSAKKIAYLAVPTFSGQDESKSSKIEFFQAPGTYNQKIEIEPDKSIGWSCLNNEISLHQSFNKFGVIANKQTRNGGDGGWLRYCKQYVSEGVSQFTFAFDEDATSLSTRKHGAYESVGYFAFEIPEVEIPVNVCNLFPEPIQSWTGVNSELTVTNNSVRFLGWSDDYISRYLNTKSDDYQFYDDSPSLRHAMQQYLMLGFDHANYDTLDKIYNNPICDGQYGCDLGNNDSLNSLRKVDGANVVSVPTQTPSDSLILNAGNDNIALSCGAGSSLCSYQESGRNVEVTIEKNLASLTLNKWGSDYNVVRVKLKDGIYISNLNISNGSDVELVIPKLSSVTFGSFKYSSGSTQFIFESGSQLNVIDEIRFSNRVEISSEDAYPIIYAPDAKVIFEGSNSIFKGFILADYLELNQSSVEGAVTARTTQFNSNVTINKPDYSCPLPPLPTGSLVVTPKYSHVLTCEVAEVEFKVVDDDGNVISTVQDNFTASHTPNSTGKWCEDENGTSCSTSSGDYQSNFVNGQKTLYLSSSKLESYNVSGTWNGDLETAASKINFVPYKFDVDEQFVVAGDDYLVTAKVSSCNSQDSSLSQDYVGTPKVSLGIVQPANGNSARTLLDYTPDFEVSDNGETTDTLSIQESGQFKVTLTDSTFDCSEMSGCPESGIDKLSGSFLVNSRPWQFAICTDNDSGGNSSGGNAFVAAGEEFDVFAKPIRFSSNANPSCNNNLVTQNYLLSSGAVVATHTLDTPSNGGAVLGSLEPTNQLNQSSSDIALADKGYKFKRLNYSEVGSINFEVTEDSSSFYGKILGGFSGNKNIGRFYPDYFKITDTAWTEPDNQAGFTYMSQDFKKVQFTVTAYNANTPSLPTANYQYFNASLKAAFDLTGAYSDRVNILSSALGKLHWTSGAVWDASFDNAQWQRLNFNQPTTTIDGPFNSTGDNSIDTQLSLTITESVDPTRFKMTGSDVGALDQLLLAQPDVRYGRMALDDIGGNSGTTLTIPLRAEFWDGSEFVVNDDDNRSTFNGSNTCKQVIWHSEGVTTTLASLSGNGSVDDGEEDVTANQNTPVGTDAPREQVRLWLRMDASEPDSDGGNNISCSGGGQDQPWLRYNWRQLGDEDPSTVVTFGIYRGNDRVIYRGESGLTGQ from the coding sequence ATGCATCGATTAAAGGCATATGTAGGAACAGGAAGCATTAGAGCTTTGGTTTTAGTATTACCCTTAATAATATTTTTATTTTCTTCATATTCGGTGTATGCAGGGACAACATATGTATTCCCGCATGATACTGGATATTGTCAGGGGAATTGGGTTGCGAATCAGAATCGTTGTAATGGCAAGATATATTTGGCCGAGGGTGACAGCATTGTCAACTCTACTGGGGCTCCTGTTACTATTACTTCAAATAGCGATATCCAAATAGAAGACAGCCAAATTGGTAGCTCAGACGCACCAATCAATTTTGTCGCAAATAAAGGGATAACCACTGACAAGGGGCAATCTGTAATTTATGGTAACTTAACTGCCAAGAACGATATTGTGCTCAAAGGTGCTGTGGTCTGTGATGGTCAAGTTGTATCTACACATGATGATGTGAAGTTGGAACCCGACTTTGGAGGGAGTTATATATTTTCATCTACTCGAGCAATTAAGGCTGATGATGACGCAATTGTAAAAGGCTCATCTATTTGTGGGCGAGTGGTTGCTGATGATAAAGAGTATGAGAGCTCTGATTTTTATTGTGGGATCGATGATGCTAACTGTAATTACTCAAATAGAAACTGTCCTGTGGATACTTATCAATCACTTTGTAACATTACTAATCCGCCTGAGTTAGAAGACGTATCCTATGAGTTTGGGTCTATTGAAGGGATGGATTGTACTCATGGTTGTAACTTGTTGTTCCAAAAACAATATGAGAATCCAATTGTATTTTTAATGTCGACTATCGATCCTGATGATATCGTGAATAGCGTACCAACAAAGGCTAGTGTTGCGACTATTTGGGATTCGAAGAAAGGTGCAACAATTGAGAGTGAATCGGCTGAGAGTTATAGCTCAACAGATCGAATGTCACCGATTTATTATTTTGTTACCGAACCCGGAAGGCTAACATTTTACGATCACAATGGTTCCAAGGTTTATGGTGAAGCTGGCAATATCATAACTTCTAAGGCTCAATGCAAAGGCAATGCTTGTGGCAGTTCTGATTGGGAAACCGTTTCATACCAGGGCGGTGATATTGCAAACCCCGTGATTATGGCTCAAGTTCAAGGTAAGGATCGAGACTGGGCGACGACTGCTATTTCTGGTTTAACTAACCAAAAATTCAAGCTTGCTTTAGAGCGTGGTCGACAAGGGCCAACTTCTTCAGCTAAGAAAATCGCTTATTTAGCTGTCCCTACTTTTTCAGGTCAGGACGAATCTAAATCATCAAAAATTGAGTTTTTTCAAGCTCCGGGTACTTACAACCAGAAAATCGAGATAGAACCAGATAAATCTATTGGTTGGTCATGCCTGAATAATGAAATATCACTACATCAAAGTTTTAATAAGTTTGGTGTTATTGCTAATAAGCAAACCCGAAATGGTGGTGATGGTGGTTGGTTACGGTATTGTAAGCAGTATGTGAGTGAAGGAGTGTCGCAATTTACATTCGCATTTGATGAGGATGCTACTTCTCTTAGTACTCGTAAACATGGTGCTTATGAATCAGTAGGCTATTTCGCATTTGAAATTCCCGAGGTCGAGATTCCGGTTAACGTGTGTAACTTGTTTCCGGAACCAATCCAAAGCTGGACTGGAGTGAATAGCGAACTTACTGTCACTAACAACTCGGTTCGTTTTTTGGGTTGGTCTGACGATTATATATCTCGATATCTAAATACTAAGTCTGATGACTACCAATTCTATGATGATTCCCCGAGTTTGCGTCATGCAATGCAGCAATACTTAATGTTAGGTTTCGATCATGCGAATTATGACACATTAGATAAAATATATAACAACCCTATTTGTGATGGGCAATACGGTTGCGATCTCGGAAACAATGATTCATTGAATAGTTTGCGTAAAGTCGACGGTGCAAATGTCGTTTCTGTGCCAACACAAACACCTAGTGATTCACTTATTTTAAACGCTGGTAATGACAACATAGCCCTTTCATGTGGCGCTGGTTCATCGTTATGTTCATATCAAGAAAGTGGGCGAAATGTTGAAGTTACTATAGAGAAAAACCTTGCTAGTTTGACGCTTAATAAGTGGGGTTCTGATTATAATGTTGTTCGAGTGAAGCTTAAGGACGGCATTTATATTTCAAACTTAAACATATCAAACGGTAGTGATGTTGAGTTAGTTATCCCTAAGCTATCTTCAGTAACATTTGGCTCGTTTAAATACAGCTCAGGATCGACTCAATTTATTTTTGAGTCAGGAAGTCAACTCAATGTCATTGATGAAATTCGGTTCTCAAATAGAGTTGAAATATCTTCGGAAGATGCCTATCCAATAATCTATGCACCAGATGCTAAAGTGATCTTTGAAGGAAGTAACTCGATATTTAAAGGGTTTATTCTTGCGGATTACCTTGAATTAAACCAATCCTCAGTCGAAGGTGCAGTAACGGCACGAACGACCCAATTTAACTCTAACGTAACTATTAATAAGCCTGACTACAGCTGTCCACTTCCTCCACTTCCAACTGGTTCTCTTGTCGTTACCCCAAAATATTCACATGTTTTAACCTGTGAGGTCGCAGAGGTCGAGTTTAAAGTTGTAGATGATGATGGCAACGTGATTAGCACTGTTCAAGATAACTTCACTGCATCACATACACCAAATTCTACTGGAAAGTGGTGTGAAGATGAGAATGGAACCAGTTGCTCTACATCTTCGGGAGATTACCAAAGTAACTTTGTAAATGGGCAAAAAACTTTGTACTTATCTTCATCTAAATTAGAGAGTTATAATGTCAGTGGTACTTGGAATGGTGATTTAGAAACGGCTGCATCAAAAATTAACTTTGTACCCTATAAGTTCGATGTTGATGAACAGTTTGTTGTGGCTGGTGATGACTATCTAGTGACGGCAAAGGTATCCTCTTGTAATTCACAAGATTCTTCTTTATCACAAGATTATGTAGGCACCCCTAAAGTTAGTTTAGGTATCGTTCAACCTGCGAACGGAAATAGTGCGAGAACCTTATTAGATTATACGCCTGATTTTGAGGTGAGTGATAACGGTGAAACAACCGACACACTTTCGATTCAAGAGTCAGGTCAGTTCAAAGTAACTCTGACCGACAGCACCTTTGATTGTAGTGAGATGTCGGGTTGCCCTGAGAGTGGTATTGATAAACTTTCTGGTAGCTTCTTAGTGAATTCTCGCCCTTGGCAATTTGCAATTTGTACGGATAACGACTCCGGTGGTAACAGCAGTGGTGGGAATGCGTTTGTTGCAGCGGGGGAAGAGTTTGACGTGTTTGCTAAACCAATTCGATTCTCGAGTAACGCTAACCCTTCGTGTAACAATAACTTAGTAACACAAAACTACTTGCTGTCCTCTGGTGCTGTTGTTGCAACTCATACTCTGGATACACCTAGTAATGGTGGTGCAGTACTGGGTAGCTTAGAACCAACTAATCAACTGAATCAATCGAGTTCTGATATAGCACTCGCTGATAAAGGATATAAATTCAAGAGATTAAATTACTCAGAAGTTGGCAGTATAAATTTTGAAGTGACTGAAGATTCGAGCAGCTTTTACGGCAAGATTCTTGGTGGATTCTCCGGAAATAAGAATATAGGTCGTTTTTATCCAGATTACTTCAAAATTACTGACACGGCTTGGACTGAACCAGACAACCAAGCTGGCTTTACTTATATGTCCCAAGACTTTAAAAAAGTTCAGTTTACAGTGACTGCTTACAATGCAAACACCCCTAGTTTGCCCACAGCTAATTATCAGTATTTTAATGCTAGCCTGAAAGCTGCATTTGATTTAACTGGGGCATACTCTGATAGGGTTAATATTCTTTCAAGTGCGCTCGGAAAGCTTCATTGGACTAGCGGTGCTGTTTGGGACGCTTCTTTTGATAATGCACAATGGCAACGTCTGAATTTCAATCAGCCTACGACAACAATCGATGGCCCATTTAATTCAACCGGTGATAATAGTATTGATACACAATTGAGTTTAACTATTACTGAAAGTGTTGATCCTACCAGGTTCAAAATGACTGGCAGTGATGTAGGAGCATTAGATCAGCTGTTGCTAGCACAACCAGATGTTCGCTATGGCCGAATGGCGCTAGATGATATTGGTGGCAATTCTGGTACTACTTTGACGATTCCACTGCGTGCTGAGTTCTGGGATGGCAGCGAGTTTGTTGTTAACGATGATGATAATCGCAGTACCTTCAATGGCTCAAATACTTGTAAACAAGTTATTTGGCATAGTGAAGGGGTGACAACAACATTAGCTTCACTGAGCGGTAATGGAAGTGTTGATGATGGCGAGGAAGACGTCACAGCAAACCAAAATACGCCAGTAGGAACAGATGCGCCACGTGAGCAAGTTCGTCTGTGGTTGAGAATGGATGCCTCTGAGCCTGATAGCGATGGCGGAAATAACATCTCATGTAGTGGTGGTGGTCAAGATCAACCATGGCTACGTTACAACTGGCGCCAACTAGGTGATGAAGATCCCTCCACCGTCGTCACATTTGGCATCTACCGTGGTAACGATCGTGTGATCTACCGAGGTGAAAGTGGCTTAACAGGTCAGTAA
- a CDS encoding MSHA biogenesis protein MshP: MRHSKSSQQGSVLVVAVFVIVVMGFLATSLMQVQWSNHDTLTRKQLGTQAWLLAHSANEWALTQVYPLTVSPAVSTSVSTVCSNLNSSQVSSGMSTICTVDQLTCRQIGVLDGVGFFKIESTAICGSGVNQVQRIQEVWVKE, from the coding sequence ATGCGCCATAGTAAATCATCCCAACAAGGCAGTGTTTTGGTTGTCGCAGTATTTGTTATTGTGGTGATGGGCTTCCTCGCGACTTCTTTGATGCAGGTCCAGTGGTCAAATCACGATACATTGACCCGCAAACAACTTGGAACACAGGCTTGGCTATTAGCACACTCCGCTAATGAGTGGGCACTCACCCAAGTTTACCCTTTGACTGTTTCACCTGCGGTTTCAACGAGTGTGAGCACTGTGTGTAGCAACTTAAACTCAAGTCAAGTGAGTAGTGGTATGTCGACCATCTGTACTGTAGATCAATTAACTTGTCGACAAATCGGCGTGTTAGATGGCGTTGGCTTTTTCAAAATAGAATCAACAGCTATCTGTGGTTCAGGTGTCAACCAAGTACAACGTATTCAAGAAGTTTGGGTGAAGGAGTAG
- a CDS encoding prepilin-type N-terminal cleavage/methylation domain-containing protein, with protein sequence MKQRGFTLIEMIVTIVVVGVIGLAIAGFVEYGMKGYVDTIDRQKVQVKGQFVVEKMSREISHAVPNSFDSSITPASAFAQKCLTFYAIKYSGFYHLDEATDELNFIIGQDSPILDADDFLIINPTTYSELVAGSTKRIPVSGLVSTGNVFTAPSVSISSHSIAQRHYIYDESASVSYCLVNDTIQNQGLIQRNGVTVADSINYSESNFRYEEPSLQRGGVIHIDLVLEQNNEISVYQQDVQVLNAP encoded by the coding sequence ATGAAGCAACGTGGTTTCACCTTAATTGAGATGATTGTAACGATTGTCGTCGTAGGTGTGATTGGCTTAGCGATCGCAGGCTTTGTTGAATACGGCATGAAAGGTTATGTCGACACTATCGATAGACAAAAGGTGCAAGTAAAAGGGCAGTTTGTTGTTGAGAAAATGTCGCGAGAAATCAGTCACGCGGTCCCTAACAGTTTTGATTCGAGTATTACTCCGGCTTCGGCTTTTGCTCAAAAATGTCTTACCTTCTACGCTATTAAGTACTCAGGCTTTTATCACCTTGATGAAGCGACAGATGAACTGAATTTTATTATTGGCCAAGACTCCCCAATTCTCGATGCAGATGATTTCCTTATTATCAATCCAACCACTTACTCGGAGTTGGTGGCTGGTTCAACTAAGCGAATTCCTGTGTCGGGCTTGGTTTCGACAGGTAATGTATTTACTGCTCCTTCTGTCAGTATTAGTAGCCACTCAATCGCTCAGCGCCACTATATCTATGATGAAAGTGCTTCTGTGAGTTACTGTTTGGTGAACGATACTATTCAAAATCAAGGTCTAATCCAGCGTAATGGAGTGACCGTTGCGGATAGCATCAATTATTCTGAAAGTAATTTTCGTTACGAAGAACCAAGTTTACAAAGAGGTGGTGTGATTCATATCGATCTTGTACTTGAGCAAAACAACGAAATCAGTGTTTACCAACAAGATGTGCAGGTACTTAATGCGCCATAG
- a CDS encoding type IV pilus modification PilV family protein translates to MIRSRGFTLIESIVVIIVLGIAMVTITSFLAPQVASSADPQYQNRSVALGQSLMNQILARGFDEHSDFDGGLVRCGDAGATACSAPNELGVDGSEATPAAFNDVDDYIGCWYTDTTESACVSPIKYPLANILDENIEGSYANFRVEVSVFYDQNMDGINDSAIGTMKRVELQIFGGNNRYSVIAYKGNY, encoded by the coding sequence ATGATTCGCTCACGTGGTTTTACTCTGATTGAAAGCATTGTTGTGATTATCGTTTTGGGTATTGCGATGGTCACGATTACCAGTTTTTTAGCACCACAAGTGGCAAGTTCAGCAGACCCACAGTATCAAAACCGTTCCGTAGCCTTAGGTCAAAGTTTGATGAACCAAATATTGGCACGTGGTTTTGATGAACATAGTGATTTTGATGGTGGTCTGGTGCGTTGTGGTGATGCAGGTGCGACTGCTTGTTCAGCCCCTAATGAACTTGGCGTTGATGGCTCAGAAGCAACGCCTGCTGCTTTTAATGATGTCGATGATTATATTGGCTGTTGGTACACCGATACCACTGAATCAGCATGTGTATCACCTATTAAGTACCCACTTGCTAATATCCTAGATGAAAATATTGAAGGCAGTTATGCCAATTTTAGAGTTGAAGTCTCCGTATTTTACGATCAAAACATGGATGGTATTAACGATAGCGCTATTGGCACGATGAAGCGTGTTGAGTTACAGATCTTTGGTGGTAATAACCGTTATAGCGTGATCGCTTACAAGGGGAACTACTAA
- a CDS encoding prepilin-type N-terminal cleavage/methylation domain-containing protein, with protein MDNSPTSKGFTLVELIIVIIILGIVSTFAASRFVGTSSYSTFTAQEQTISVIRQIQVNRMQSNVSAANDSFRLAINSDCLGSVTACSLNLSNSAQKSQAGVRSDYVRISDITFSPANTVIDFDLLGNPSVSAGVDITINSTTSSNSAQVCINSQGYVREGACL; from the coding sequence ATGGATAACAGCCCCACATCCAAAGGCTTTACTCTGGTAGAGCTGATCATCGTTATCATTATTCTCGGTATTGTTTCCACCTTTGCCGCAAGTCGCTTCGTCGGTACCTCTAGCTATTCCACTTTTACTGCGCAAGAACAAACCATTTCCGTAATTCGCCAAATCCAAGTCAATCGAATGCAATCGAATGTTTCAGCTGCTAATGACAGTTTTCGCCTTGCTATTAATAGTGACTGCTTAGGCTCAGTCACGGCGTGCAGTTTAAATCTATCGAACAGCGCTCAAAAGTCACAAGCCGGTGTGCGTAGTGATTATGTGCGTATATCAGATATAACATTTTCTCCAGCGAATACTGTTATCGACTTTGATTTATTGGGTAACCCTTCAGTAAGTGCTGGAGTGGACATTACTATTAACTCAACCACTTCGAGCAATAGCGCCCAAGTCTGTATTAATTCTCAAGGTTATGTGCGTGAGGGAGCATGTCTATGA
- a CDS encoding type II secretion system protein, which translates to MKRQGGFTLIELVVVIVILGILAVTAAPRFLNLQDDAKDATLQGLAGAMQGASGIIYGKAAIAGLESTSGAVSAGAGNNDVNTINGYPEATSNAIMTIVQGVGAIDSGSDFIFKSTTGASPNRSVFFGIENYTNDCVIYTEVGTTGGEPVIGVVENATQCADPAN; encoded by the coding sequence ATGAAAAGACAAGGCGGTTTCACCCTAATTGAACTAGTGGTTGTAATTGTTATTCTAGGTATTCTTGCTGTAACTGCGGCACCACGTTTCCTAAACCTGCAAGATGATGCGAAAGATGCAACGCTTCAAGGTTTAGCCGGTGCTATGCAAGGTGCATCAGGTATCATTTATGGTAAAGCAGCTATTGCAGGATTAGAGTCTACTTCTGGTGCTGTTAGTGCGGGTGCTGGCAATAATGACGTTAATACAATTAATGGTTACCCAGAAGCTACATCAAATGCAATTATGACTATTGTGCAAGGTGTTGGTGCTATTGATTCAGGTAGCGATTTTATCTTCAAAAGTACAACTGGAGCATCTCCAAACCGTTCAGTTTTCTTTGGTATTGAAAACTACACTAATGATTGTGTAATTTATACAGAAGTTGGCACTACTGGTGGTGAACCTGTAATTGGCGTTGTAGAAAATGCAACACAGTGTGCAGATCCAGCGAACTAA
- a CDS encoding prepilin-type N-terminal cleavage/methylation domain-containing protein: MLKNQKGFSLVELVIVIVVVGLLAVAALPRFLDVTDEAKKSSIEGVAGGFATAVLSARAQWEAEARPSEKIGVETYNTVNYDGVDFWLTRSKNSNNVETDFRDGYPWTLNNNSSTAPQYISDETCSELMENLLQNPPKVGAVSDVANDSNYKYSAQANSGDATCTYVQLEGSTEHEFVYEIKTGRVTVTLQ; the protein is encoded by the coding sequence ATGCTTAAGAATCAAAAGGGTTTCTCCCTTGTCGAATTAGTCATAGTGATCGTGGTCGTTGGTTTATTGGCGGTTGCAGCCCTACCTCGCTTCTTAGATGTGACAGATGAAGCCAAGAAATCAAGCATTGAAGGCGTTGCTGGTGGTTTTGCGACAGCAGTACTGTCGGCAAGAGCACAGTGGGAAGCAGAAGCTAGGCCATCAGAGAAGATAGGTGTTGAAACATACAATACTGTAAACTATGATGGTGTTGATTTTTGGTTAACAAGATCAAAGAACAGTAACAACGTCGAGACCGACTTTCGTGATGGCTATCCGTGGACTCTGAACAATAATTCGAGCACTGCTCCACAATATATTTCAGATGAAACATGTTCTGAGTTGATGGAAAACTTGCTGCAAAATCCACCTAAAGTAGGTGCGGTTTCAGATGTCGCTAATGACTCAAATTACAAATATTCAGCGCAAGCGAATTCAGGTGATGCAACCTGTACTTACGTTCAATTGGAAGGTAGTACAGAGCATGAATTTGTTTACGAAATTAAAACTGGTCGTGTGACCGTAACTTTGCAGTAA
- a CDS encoding MSHA biogenesis protein MshF, whose amino-acid sequence MLNNLQRSRFVIWTVVILFLIVGVLSAFKTVEEEATNTAFIVASKRILEQANLFKQQYLLSGAGQEEGSEPPKNYSRTGWVMPIQGTERDCNYWLDQLYPQGSILGLSSPSVEDKSDNIHFHCTYHYTDKYQIDILLERERFSVKANILAL is encoded by the coding sequence ATGCTAAATAACCTACAACGCTCACGTTTTGTTATTTGGACTGTGGTTATTCTTTTTCTTATTGTCGGTGTGCTTTCTGCATTCAAAACGGTAGAAGAGGAAGCGACTAACACGGCATTTATCGTCGCGAGCAAGCGGATTTTAGAGCAAGCTAATTTGTTCAAACAGCAGTATTTGTTATCGGGGGCTGGGCAAGAAGAAGGCTCTGAACCCCCAAAGAACTATAGCAGAACTGGATGGGTAATGCCTATCCAAGGTACGGAGCGAGACTGTAACTATTGGCTGGATCAATTATATCCTCAAGGGAGCATTTTAGGGCTAAGCTCTCCAAGTGTTGAAGATAAAAGTGATAACATACACTTTCACTGTACTTATCATTATACTGATAAATATCAGATAGATATATTGCTCGAAAGAGAAAGGTTTAGTGTGAAAGCCAATATTTTGGCTTTGTGA